In one window of Aphidius gifuensis isolate YNYX2018 linkage group LG4, ASM1490517v1, whole genome shotgun sequence DNA:
- the LOC122854260 gene encoding phosphatidylinositide phosphatase SAC2 — MELFRSDTHFIFVQERHNLWCDRITGELSAKSDWEWASASNLECLGIFYGIIGKIEQSSFMEPRIMLIKEVTNIGELHGNKIIYKIKSVGFLNIGADNNDLNLTPCKKHGDISKLTSTSSSLIGGGGGLFETQQKTGLAKTWGNFKSMTNTIKNTTQHAAAIATSQVKSTVIKRSNNNLKDREKFEKRIIDELTKIFGETDSFFFCQTGDITNSLQRLKNMKINDDSIDDKPIWKIVDDRFFWNKHMLKDIINLNNEAANHWILPIIQGYIQIEKCKVEVGFDGQAIYETFNLAIISRRSRFRAGTRYKRRGVDDDGKCANYVETEQLVWYHDHQVSFVQVRGSVPVYWSQPGYKYKPPPRIDKDEAETQIAFEKHFQEELSCYGPICIINLVEQSGKEKIIWDAYNNHVINYNNPNITYTTFDFHEYCRGMHFENLQILVNALAGVLGEMGYCWYDNQGPICTQKSVFRINCIDCLDRTNVVQTALGKTVMEMQFSKLGLIPPDGTLPTDIRQTFQLLWANNGDIISKQYAGTNALKGDYTRTGERKFSGLMKDGVNSANRYYLNRFKDVYRQASIDLMLGHSINEDIFHEKTEEEDNSATAFHVKLLIEDCKKLLIPDPDVILGSWGLIDADPVTGDPNETEMDTILILTKDSYYVADYDDQIDKVTNYQKVLLHDLVMIEFGQPENNFALFKNKQHHCIRINYKISNEYGYFHMFRSTNLRFFNNMAVVIKNDEETIESMKAICEAFTVAIEISGMTKIPMSINVPLDKRTSKVVKEKGSTGLLDVSSFPQLTRNLSETQLLALKSAGSKALEQFSKLNKLSSTFGGSKKDKCQKPKFTMGNTEISKQQNDEDDEDDNDSIDSSFCPLEYSGEIEKNPDKIIQHVEVAIDGLNFISTTSSSTQGQLERKTTPEITIQDVTFTDVDGDAVDAAAADDDDKKKERIKSPPSTLNLIKNISHSSSEVDGNNSIKVDECGQKKRSCSQHDLIVNNMTTSHSESAIKFNSNSLASPQSVANTTKEILSPFSKFAKGVQTFGANLDPRKLKSGQISVGKPLSDQHINQRQKLIERWTNCKSILIAL; from the exons atgGAATTATTTCGAAGTGACacacattttatatttgttcaaGAAAGACATAATCTTTGGTGTGACAGAATAACTGGTGAATTATCAGCAAAATCAG ATTGGGAATGGGCATCAGCAAGTAATTTAGAATGTCTTGGTATATTTTATGgtattattggaaaaattgaaCAGTCATCATTTATGGAACCACGAATAATGTTGATTAAAGAAGTAACAAATATTGGAGAATTACatggtaataaaattatttataaaattaaatcagttggatttttaaatattggagctgataataatgatttaaatttaacaccaTGTAAAAAACATGgtgatatatcaaaattaacatcaacatcatcatcattaattggtggtggtggtggtttatttgaaacacaacaaaaaacaGGTCTTGCTAAAACTTGGGGTAATTTTAAAAGCATGACaaatactattaaaaatacaacacaacATGCTGCTGCAATAGCAACATCACAAGTTAAATCAACAGTTATTAAAcgttcaaataataatttaaaagatagagaaaaatttgaaaaaagaattattgatgaattgaCGAAAATATTTGGTGAAactgattcattttttttttgtcaaactGGTGATATTACAAATTCATTACAAAgattaaaaaacatgaaaattaatgatgattcaattgatgataaGCCAATTTggaaaattgttgatgatagaTTTTTTTGGAATAAACACATGTTAAAAGacatcataaatttaaat aATGAGGCTGCAAATCATTGGATATTACCAATAATTCAAGGCTAcatacaaattgaaaaatgcaAAGTAGAAGTTGGTTTTGATGGTCAAGCAATTTATGAGACATTTAATCTTGCAATAATATCAAGAAGAAGTAGATTTCGTGCTGGTacaag atacaAAAGAAGaggtgttgatgatgatggtaaatGTGCAAATTATGTTGAGACTGAACAATTGGTATGGTATCATGATCATCAGGTGTCATTTGTACAAGTACGTGGTAGTGTACCAGTATATTGGTCACAGCCtggatataaatataaaccaCCACCTCGTATTGataaag atGAAGCAGAAACTCAAATTGCAtttgaaaaacattttcaagaAGAATTATCATGTTATGGTccaatttgtattattaatttagttgAACAAagtggaaaagaaaaaattatttgggatgcatataataatcatgttattaattataataatccaAATATTACATATACAACATTTGATTTTCATGAATATTG tcgTGGTATGCATTTTGAAAATCTTCAAATTCTTGTTAATGCACTTGCTGGTGTACTTGGTGAAATGGGTTATTGTTGGTATGATAATCAAGGACCAATATGTACACAAAAAAGTGTATTTAGAATAAATTGTATTGATTGTTTGGATAGAACAAATGTCGTACAAACAGCTCTTGGTAAAACAGTTATGGAAATGCAATTTTCAAAGCTAGGCCTTATTCCACCTGATGGAACACTACCAACTGATATTCGTCAAACATTTCAGCTACTTTGGGCAAATAATGGTGATATTATAAGTAAACAATATGCTGGAACAAATGCACttaaa gGTGATTATACAAGAACTGGAGAAAGAAAATTTAGTGGTTTAATGAAAGATGGTGTTAATTCAGCAAATAG gtATTATTTAAATCGTTTTAAAGATGTTTATCGTCAAGCTAGTATTGATTTAATGCTTGGTCATTCAATAAATGAAGatatatttcatgaaaaaacaGAAGAAGAAGATAATTCAGCAACAGCATTTCATGTTAAATTACTTATTGaagattgtaaaaaattattaataccagATCCAGATGTTATACTTGGAAGTTGGGGTTTAATTGATGCTGATCCAGTAACTGGTGATCCAAATGAAACTGAAATGgatacaatattaatattaacaaaagatAGTTATTATGTAGCTGATTATGATGATCAAATTGATAAAGTtacaaattatcaaaaagtaCTATTACATGATCTTGTTATGATTGAATTTGGACAaccagaaaataattttgcattatttaaaaataaacaacatcattgtataagaattaattataaaatttcaaatgaatatggatattttcatatgtttAGAAGTACaaatttaagattttttaataatatggctgttgttattaaaaatgatgaagaaaCAATTGAATCAATGAAAGCAATTTGTGAAGCATTTACAGTTGCTATTGAAATATCTGGTATGACTAAAATACCAATGTCAATTAATGTACCATTGGATAAAAGAACAAGTAAAGTAGTCAAAGAAAAAGGCTCAACTGGGCTATTGGATGTTTCATCATTTCCTCAATTAACAAGAAATCTTTCAGAAACACAATTGTTGGCATTAAAAAGTgcag gtTCAAAAGCACTTGAAcaatttagtaaattaaataaactaagCAGTACTTTTGGTGGatcaaaaaaagataaatgtcAAAAACCAAAATTTACAATGGGAAATACTGAAATatcaaaacaacaaaatgatgaagatgacGAAGATGATAATGACAGTATTGACAGTAGTTTTTGTCCTCTAGAATACTCtggtgaaattgaaaaaaatccagataaaataattcaacatgtAGAAGTTGCAATTGatggattaaattttatttcaacaacatcatcatcaacacaaGGTCAGCTTGAAAGAAAAACAACACCAGAAATAACAATTCAAGATGTTACATTTACtgatgttgatggtgatgctgttgatgctgctgctgctgatgatgatgataaaaaaaaagaaagaattaaATCACCACCATCAACATTAAatctcattaaaaatataagtcATTCATCAAGTGAAGTTGAtggtaataattcaataaaagttgatgaatgtggacaaaaaaaaagaagttgtTCACAGcatgatttaattgttaataatatgaCAACTTCACATAGTGAATCTGCTATTAAATTTAACTCAAATAGTCTTGCTAGTCCTCAATCTGTTGCAAATACAACCAAAGAAATTCTTTCTCCATTTTCAAAATTTGCCAAAGGTGTACAAACATTTGGAGCTAATTTAGATCCACGTAAATTAAAAAGTGGACAAATTTCTGTTGGTAAACCACTTTCTGATCAACATATTAATCAGAGACAAAAACTTATTGAACGTTGGACAAATtgcaaatcaattttaattgcattgtaa
- the LOC122854262 gene encoding translation initiation factor eIF-2B subunit epsilon, which translates to MSKKDLKQEVLQALVIADDFKNNLTPLDTIYPSILTPVVNINLFDYLIKTLEQCGVQEVFLYCSNYIDDLKNYITNKNYKNIIVSLVLSEGCRSFGDALRDIDAKGIIRGDFILIRGDAFINANLSLHMDLHKAKREKDKGNAMTLILRNIGSTNQSLLKNESCIVVANKQNKRILFYQKPDLHEKKIKFELEWFLEHEEIVINTGYIDTHVYMCSSAVLPLFADNFDFQTMEDFIKGVLMNEEILDSRIYWQSLKSDEYALPITSWSAYHILSHDILQRQAYPLTPDVLPPLQGITCNTRNIYKHPTCVLARGCILENQTIIGKKSILGKNTKIIRSVIGENCIIGDNVKIENSYIFNNIKISNNCIIKNSVLLNNCIVETNGKLDACILSNDVTILNPDSSYDYTIFQYNYQQKIIQSKKMYEKNTSDDDDNDDDNDNDNSNKNFVYFKKKLIDVGVVGDDEDDNNDEPTTDDNDEENYDNDYEDDDEDDDSRLNSPVPDDTDVFLSEVIDSLLRGYQDKLNCDNLILEINSSRYAYNVSVREVSYNVVKAILMLPFHYLNDNKTQINNVNYQKVLMVMINYFHAILLNYIKSDDAQDDCLKAFEEVAASTNELLTITRNILHIFYDKDILSEDKIIDWYKLDANTDENDQDIHQKIRLAAQPFITWLQEAEEDSSSESDDD; encoded by the coding sequence atgtcgaaaaaagatttaaaacaaGAAGTATTACAAGCACTTGTAATTgctgatgattttaaaaataatttaacaccaTTGGATACAATTTATCCAAGTATATTAACACCAgttgttaatataaatttatttgattatctTATTAAAACACTTGAACAATGTGGTGTACaagaagtatttttatattgcagtaattatattgatgatttaaaaaattatataacaaataaaaattataaaaatataattgtatcaTTGGTATTGTCAGAGGGTTGTAGATCATTTGGTGATGCATTAAGAGATATTGATGCAAAAGGTATAATACGTggtgattttatattaataagaGGTGATGCATTTATAAATGCTAATTTATCATTACACATGGATTTACATAAAGCTAAACGTGAAAAAGATAAAGGTAATGCAATGACATTAATACTAAGAAATATTGGATCAACAaatcaatcattattaaaaaatgaatcatgtattgttgttgcaaataaacaaaataaacgtattttattttatcaaaaacctgatttgcatgaaaaaaaaattaaatttgaattggAATGGTTTTTGGAGCATGaagaaattgttattaatactGGATACATTGATACTCATGTTTACATGTGTTCATCAGCTGTGTTACCATTATTTgctgataattttgattttcaaaCAATGGAAGATTTTATAAAAGGTGTATTAATGAATGAAGAAATACTTGATTCACGAATTTATTGGCAATCATTAAAATCAGATGAATATGCATTACCAATAACATCTTGGTCAGCTTATCATATATTAAGTCATGATATATTACAAAGACAAGCTTATCCATTAACACCAGATGTATTACCACCACTTCAAGGTATAACTTGTAATACacgtaatatttataaacatccAACATGTGTATTAGCAAGAGGTTGTATACTTGaaaatcaaacaattattggtaaaaaaagtattcttggtaaaaatacaaaaataatacgtTCAGTTATTGgtgaaaattgtattattggtgataatgttaaaattgaaaattcatatatatttaataacattaaaatatcaaataattgtattattaaaaattcagttttattaaataattgtattgttGAAACTAATGGTAAATTAGATGCttgtatattatcaaatgatgtTACTATTTTAAATCCAGATTCATCATATGATTAtacaatatttcaatataattatcaacaaaaaattatacaatctaaaaaaatgtatgaaaaaaatacaagtgatgatgatgataatgatgatgacaatgacaatgacaatagtaataaaaattttgtatattttaaaaagaaattaattgatgttggtgttgttggtgatgatgaagatgataacAATGATGAACCAACaactgatgataatgatgaagagaattatgataatgattatgaagatgatgatgaagatgatgattcaAGACTAAATTCACCAGTACCAGATGATActgatgtatttttatcagAAGTTATTGATAGTTTATTACGTGGCTATcaggataaattaaattgtgataatttaatattagaaattaattcatcaagatATGCTTACAATGTATCAGTTCGTGAGGTGTCATACAATGTTGTTAAGGCAATATTAATGTTACCATTTCATTAtttgaatgataataaaacacaaattaataatgtCAACTATCAAAAAGTTCTAATggtaatgattaattattttcatgcaATATTACTCAACTACATTAAAAGTGATGATGCCCAGGATGATTGTTTAAAGGCATTTGAAGAAGTTGCTGCTTCGACAAATGAGCTATTAACTATAACAAgaaatatattacatattttttatgataaagatATACTCAgtgaagataaaattattgattggtATAAACTTGATGCAAATACTGATGAAAATGATCAAgatattcatcaaaaaatacgTTTAGCTGCTCAACCTTTTATTACATGGCTTCAAGAAGCTGAAGAAGACTCCTCTTCTGAATCTGATGAtgattaa
- the LOC122853683 gene encoding cell wall integrity and stress response component 3-like has product MNNFIILILFSVSAITIAFPNTENEENNLNYQTRNLDWCQKFCTLHKNYHHDNKVSISLMKIKCKLCNKYYHLTTSLAPNLMVQTSTATAAATAASTTTTTTTLATTKSIATIKPVIENTKSTIQQTTVTSTTPIAPSSTTLSTTTTTTAASTTSTSTVATTSTSTAATTSATATFATTTISAALKNNIQMYLNKAQRALDSIMDYTMSVERMKNKIIMRKNDMLQLEEEIKMTDGTSLADMKYEGEALKDNIVDQSDQAETAKQYVSSSKNLMKNYLESAKREAAKVNLDISAKIQKQMDNLDKALKKFDNEYKIIKDEEMEAIAIYNKIDKLMN; this is encoded by the exons atgaataattttattattttaatattattcagtGTGTCTGCAATCACTATAGCATTT ccAAATacagaaaatgaagaaaataatttaaattatcaaacacGTAATTTAGATTGGTGTCAAAAATTTTGTACacttcataaaaattatcatcatgataataaaGTATCAATTtctttgatgaaaataaaatgcaaactATGTAATAAATACTATCATTTAACAACATCACTTGCACCAAATTTAATGGTTCAAACAAGTACTGCTACTGCTGCTGCTACTGCTGCTTCTACTACCACCACGACGACCACATTAGCTACAACAAAATCAATTGCTACAATTAAACCagttattgaaaatacaaaatctaCAATACAACAAACCACAGTCACTTCAACTACACCAATTGCTCCAAGTTCAACCACTCTATCTACTACTACTACCACCACTGCTGCTTCTACTACTTCTACTTCTACTGTTGCTACTACTTCTACTTCTACTGCGGCTACTACTTCTGCTACAGCTACTTTTGCTACTACTACTATTTCTGctgcattaaaaaataacattcaaatgtatttaaataaagctCAAAGAGCTCTAGACTCCATAATGGATTATACAATGTCAGTGGAAAGAATGAAAAACAAGATTATTATGAGAAAAAATGATATGCTTCAACTTGAAGAAGAAATAAAGATGACTGACGGTACATCGTTAGCTGATATGAAATACGAAGGAGAGGCATTGAAAGATAATATTGTAGATCAATCAGATCAAGCAGAAACTGCTAAGCAATATGTTTCCAGTagcaaaaatttaatgaaaaactatTTAGAATCTGCAAAAAGAGAAGCAGCAAAAGTTAACTTAGATATATCagcaaaaattcaaaaacaaatggATAATTTGGATAAAGCTTTGAAgaaatttgataatgaatataaaattatcaaagatGAAGAAATGGAGGCTATTGCTATTTATAATaagattgataaattaatgaattag